Proteins encoded together in one Columba livia isolate bColLiv1 breed racing homer chromosome 3, bColLiv1.pat.W.v2, whole genome shotgun sequence window:
- the HTR1B gene encoding 5-hydroxytryptamine receptor 1B, which translates to MEPAGPCQAPLLPANDSYHGRNCTAQEGTYQDATPLSWKIVLTVVLALVTLATVLSNAFVIATVYQTRKLHTPANYLIASLAVTDLLVSILVMPISTMYTVTGKWTLGQVVCDIWLSSDITCCTASILHLCVIALDRYWAITDAVEYSTKRTPKRAAGMIALVWVFSICISMPPLFWRQAKAEEVSHCVVNTDHVLYTVYSTVGAFYFPTLLLIALYGRIYVEARSRILKQTPKKAGKRLTRAQLITDSPGSSSSVTSINSKAPEGSSETSSPVYMNQVKVKVSDALLEKKKLTAARERKATKTLGIILGAFIVCWLPFFILSLVLPICKDACWFHMAIFDFFTWLGYLNSLINPIIYTMSNEDFKQAFHKLIRFRCTS; encoded by the coding sequence ATGGAGCCCGCCGGCCCCTGTCAGGCGCCGCTGCTCCCCGCCAACGACTCTTACCATGGCCGAAACTGCACTGCCCAGGAAGGGACCTACCAAGATGCCACCCCTCTCTCCTGGAAGATCGTGCTCACCGTCGTCCTGGCGCTCGTCACCCTGGCCACGGTGCTCTCCAACGCCTTTGTCATTGCCACGGTCTACCAGACGAGGAAACTCCACACGCCGGCCAACTATCTTATCGCCTCGCTGGCCGTCACCGACCTCCTCGTCTCCATCCTTGTCATGCCTATCAGCACCATGTACACTGTGACTGGCAAGTGGACGCTGGGCCAGGTAGTCTGCGATATCTGGCTGTCCTCGGACATCACCTGTTGCACGGCGTCCATCCTGCACCTCTGTGTTATCGCCCTGGACCGCTACTGGGCGATCACCGACGCCGTCGAGTACTCCACGAAACGGACTCCCAAGAGGGCAGCGGGCATGATAGCTTTGGTGTGGGTCTTCTCCATCTGCATCTCCATGCCCCCTTTGTTTTGGCGGCAGGCGAAGGCCGAGGAAGTCTCTCACTGTGTGGTGAACACGGACCACGTCCTCTACACTGTGTACTCCACGGTGGGAGCCTTCTACTTCCCGACGCTGCTGCTGATAGCCCTCTACGGGAGGATCTACGTGGAAGCCAGATCGCGGATTTTGAAGCAGACGCCAAAGAAAGCAGGTAAAAGACTAACGCGGGCTCAGTTAATCACAGATTCTCCGGGGTCGTCCTCCTCCGTCACGTCCATAAACTCCAAGGCCCCCGAGGGATCTAGCGAAACAAGCTCTCCCGTGTACATGAACCAGGTGAAGGTGAAGGTCTCGGATGCcctgctggaaaaaaagaagctcaCGGCCGCTAGAGAGCGGAAAGCTACAAAGACTTTAGGGATTATTTTAGGAGCCTTCATCGTCTGTTGGCTGCCCTTTTTCATCCTCAGCCTGGTGTTGCCTATTTGCAAGGACGCTTGCTGGTTCCACATGGCCATCTTTGACTTTTTCACGTGGCTTGGATATCTCAACTCCCTCATCAACCCCATCATCTATACTATGTCTAACGAAGACTTCAAACAAGCTTTCCACAAACTCATACGTTTCCGATGCACAAGCTGA